The nucleotide sequence CGGTTATTCCACAGAACCTTGACACGTTGCCTTAACCCAAAAATACTCACCGGTTCTAGAACCTTCTCTGCTTGCTCCCAGATCCAATTCAATGGTTTCTTCATTCTCCGTGCTCTTCGCCTCATCAGCACGTATCATGCAAAGTCCTGAGAAGGAGGAATTTCATGAGATTCAGGAGTTTTTTCCAAGAGGGTTTGCCCTTTTCCATTGTTTCACTTGGAATTCACTGAATTACCTGTAAACAGGAGCATTCCTAGTCCTAGTAGCAGTAGGTACTTCATCCTTTTGGGAAGTTCCTTATCTCTTCAGAAGGATTTGCACGCAATTTCTAGCAAAAACACCAATTTCAACCGGTCTTTACTCACAGAAGCACTCAAATGAAATGACGTTCAACTTACACCGCGATAAATAGTTTCCATAAAACGTGTGGCTCAATTTGATTGGTCCACAGCAGCAAGAAATCCATAGAAATAAAACCATGGAGTGGCATGGCAACTCTGTTGAACTTTCGAAAATCACtctgattttcgaaaatagaggtttgattgattttctttggaattttgtaaaatcgaATAATATGTATCGTAAACCCAGTAACGAAAGAGTTTtgggttcgaaaaattttgacggtGGCGACCCCCCAATTTCTTAATTTATGCTAAATTCaaatctgctccaaatggaaatttttctactccaaatggaaacgtattttttccatgataaatacagtactaaattattatttatttttattagggtaaagtgatacaagttggacatggcttttttcttgataaatacaatactaattttttttaagcacaagaaaccaaattataaaaaatacacaaataaaaatgaagtactaaatttatcaagaaaaaagtcctGTCTAAATTgaaccattgtccaacttgtaccactttaccctatattccATATCACAGTtgcattatttagttaattttgctccaaataaagtgaaaatctatTCTATTTTAAACGGAAAAGCTGAATTTTTCGGCGAAAggtataaaagaaaagaaaatttcttcacTTACCAAATACACTCGAAAAGTTTAACAATTTATGTGATTGGAGAATGTAAACAAAATAGTATGTAAAAACGATCTAaacattatgccctagacacacttacgacttaaattgagagacagcttaacgtaattacaatcaaaataattattagattatatttccatcagtttctggttaatccgtctctcggcttaagtcaagaGATGggttagttagtgggaaactgatgggaatctagtcaaatcattattttgattacagtAGGAGTAGACTCTCTCTGAATTGGGCATttgaggcaaaatgtcatccggtttatcaatagatttgggcgtcaaagcctttgtaaattccacaaaaagtgctcaattataaaaaatcacgataaaataggaagaactacagcgaatttgagcgaattaccttcataattaagcgtgaaaactgtcaacaaaatttgacgcccgattgaagagccgattgagtgagagtctactgtatgtaagGGCAAAatgtgtttacaaaaaaaaatcagaaaagttaaatttttttcatagataACTTTCACAAACCTCTTAAAACGTTCAAGTTTTAAGATATTTTCAAGGcaggaatatagaaaataaaaaaacaaaattattcaattcgAATTTATTTCACAGAATGAGTCTTTCCAGAATAATTTTGCTTAGCTGAACACACATTCTTTATCCCTTTCTTTATAACTTGATTTTCCCTCtaaacaaaatgttttttttctgattttttgttgaatgataaattttcttataaggATTTGTAAATGCTTAAAAATCTCGCAGTCTCATGTGGTCTGGGTGCTCTAGAAATAGTAAAAGATCCGTTTTGCCGCATTCTTATTAATATCTTTTATTCGAAATTGTCTAATTTTTTCTTTGGAGAATTAAAggaggcgtggtctatttttctgGAAGATTTTCGAACTCTTTCTCAGATTGACAGCTGTTTTTGTGTAACTTCAGCTGACTATAACTCCTGAAGTGGGCGTAAACTCTCTTTAGAGCATAAGCTGCATAGGAACCACTCCAGCGTATACTATACTGCATATGCTTAATAAACATTTCATTCAAaccaaatgcaataaaattcacttcaaacaaaagaaaaattatgtaaatcaataaaatataattttattcaattatattactgtTGTATACAATTGCAATTATAAATTTCACGCTGCAATAGAATTTCCAAATCAGCAATTCAATATAAAGATATTTTGTTTTGGAAGCccaaacatacaaaaaaatgcataaaatacaATTTCAGCAAATGACTTGCAAACGGAAAAGagtgaataattaaataaacaaaaaataatgtcctaaaaaaaataactactaaaaagatattattaaataatagGCAAAAATCTATTCAGTCGTTTGTGGTCTAGTGACACGTTTGGCTCCCCGATTCTTCGGTCCTGGCGGCTTATCGAAAATCGGCCGATGAAGAATCTTCTTTGGATGAAGTTCATCCTGCAAATACTCTTCTGTTAACTCATCAGCTGAATCAATTTCCAACTTCTTCACGATCTCAATGCCTTGTTCTGTGATTTGTGTGACGAAGAGAGCCTTGCAGCTGGAATACATCATGCGATCTTTGACTGAGCAGGAATATCCTGGCATCGAATAGATGAAGACAAAACTCTCCAGATAATCACCCTCGTGCGTGTGCTTGAACAGGAACAAATGGTAACGAGCCTGATCCTTGGGAATCATCTGTGAAAGCCCCGAAACATCGACATTTGTGGCTTTCACCAAATGAATCTCCTCCTGAACAGTGTCCAATTTGAATTGCAAGTAACTGTAGGAGCCCCTCTTGGCATCATTGATGGCATCCAGAGCAGCTTGAGAGACCGGAAAACTCAGACCATTGAGAGTTTTTTGGCGCGTTTCTGTGTTAATCTCGGTCTTAACTTCTGTCTTTCGCAATTCCTGAATCTCCTCTTCGCGTGTCGTCAGCGGCGCAGGTACACTGAAAGCCCTCTTGTGACTCAAGTAGCCCTCGTAGGTAGCCTCCTCCGGAGACGTGGCGTGCAGTTCCTCCTTGATATGTGCGGATCCGAATTCATTCTTGAGCGTTGCTTTCGTAGAAGCATACACCATTTTGTGGCGAATTGATGCGGTGTCTGGAGTCCAGCTGAACAGCATCCATTCATAGCCTCCCAGAGATGATTTTGTGTCTAATCTAGAGGGGAATAAATCTCAAATCAAGAGCCGAGTTCAATGTTCTTCATTGGCTCAATTGGCAATTCCGGAAGTTCAAGTTAAGCTACTGCTACCAGCATTTCCAATTTGCTAGGCAAGATCGTTTATTGTCACCGTCACGAAATTTTATGAATCcagatcgagctcaaactttgcTAAAGTGTTAATCGCAATCCTATCATCATGACGACAATACAAGCATAAGAAATTTTTGAGGGACATTTCCTTGGTACTTGGGAGttcatttaagaaaaataatgacattaaaaaagaactaaaaaagTGATAATCGCGCTCCTGCACTGAAAAATAATCGAACTCATCATGATTTATCTAAActccaaatattaaaaaaaaaaaaaatcatgaccATGCTTATGCATTCGATCATTTTACAcagcatatttttttataaaatttgtgtTAGGTTTGCaggttcttaaccctttaaggacaattggaacaccggtgtcccataaagaaaataatttttcctaactacctaaagtcatttttttttcttatgtttgtacataattgcaaagtacaAGGTTGAACGAATCTAGGGTATTTCTTTCCAGTCTtaagctatttgctatatagtaaaaatttaagcttaaaaatgacgaatttttaaattctcatattgaaaaatgattttaattattttttatacttccaattttttttaagcaaaacccttttgggaataaaaactacataactcatacgtaatatttttcattagactaaaaattattattcattggtattgccagaaaaatactaaaagttttgggctattttttccctaccgctcgtagaggtaaaaaatgcatcgaATTAGACTCTGTCGGATTTTCCaagattagatgtaagacttatcatttattaattaataacctaaaatattttccaaaatagcgAAGAATACAATTAAACTTCAGACAAATTGGAAAGATTTCttatatattagatgagcacatatattctgtcagtagaagaggttgaaagtttggagtggtatatcgcagctcctgatgaatataattggatgagtgaactattgttggaaagcttggttcattagcttttagaatctggtatacttaatctgctatggtcatccagaaccatttatgtcgaagaagacacatTTTACAAcatcttttttggccatctactactgggaccaggagtgacccacttttctcgcacaaggactgtttgttagaggaactcaaagggtataatttgtggaagaaacttttttttggacatcttactttttttattcatccacttttgcaagaattttaacattttacacgcatagaaaaaaatgacagaaatccttctatctcattttctggacaaactaataaagatatcgacttggaatgttctaagtactccccccataagttgatccaaggaatccaaatgtcacttcaatttcacccctacgtctatccttccccttcagaaaccactcttttagaaatatctcaagaaccagatcatcaatgcatttaatttttggttatgttttagagagtatcctggcggacatttcattcatacatctcaaagacgtccgacctcttcttcttgcacttgctaataatctgttcagaagagcagaatttcttctgatcaattttctgaccaaagaaacaaagttagcgacttttattgttctgagtaccccccaaaAGTCAACCTAACGAATCGAAACAACACATGCATTtgcctctcatcccactccttgTTCTCCAGAAACCattcttttggaaatatctcaagaaataaaccatcgatcctttccatttttggatatgtttttgacatggccaaggcggacatttcgtcctcagacaccaatatcatccagaAATTTCTTCTCGGAATTTCCTATATTCTAagagctaatgaaccaagctttccaacaatagttcacttattcaattatgttcatcaggaattgagatataccactccaaactttcgacgtcttctactgacagaatatatgtgctcatctaatatatatattttttaattctttataatttttaagtcttagatcccacaaaaataaatgtaacacgaaatggtaggcacatgtacagagaatatatttttattgaatttaaaattttatttgtcttacaaatagaaaattttgtcagaaaaattcaaaaaattacgatttttacgtctttttcataggTTTTAGGAAatgttatcctcgtgcaatcatcataaattttgagccaataacatAAGATTAGATATTCTTTCATTTGctaagttttaaaatgattacattcggttttatactaaaactaaaaaatcactgaagaaaaaatataccacacttttgtacggaaaatgtatgagaatgctccgccctgATGCAATCCGAGTTTACTTACGTTAAAAATCTCttctacaataagctgatctaggcttatcactagctttttcTTCTGAAGAGGTTAATGTTTtgactcattggaaaggtcttgggatTTCTGATAAGAGTGAATCGAATCCAATTGGTTCTGCTGAACAGGTAATAAACCAAATATGaaccaataactaatttttatccgaaaatccattttattactcctaagcgatttggatgattttttgagcaattttatGAATagatttaggggaaaggctcataattttgtccagtttcttattttaaacactttgaggataacattggacactaaaaataaattgattaaaatgatggatttttattccaatatttgatgagtaatgaattctatttaaatatttgttctttttggaagattttaacactaaatacgttaaattttgaatatgatttcagttgaaattgctttgttgaaaattcagtgtgagcaattgcttacgagaaatatgacagaacttcgtgtttacttcagtcttattaaACTGtcgtgaagtactaacaatgtttcttcggtttttttgagtgatattattgaatactcattgaatattgtgttgattcacgttagtggtgatttgtacatttgacctgaagtgagatttgccttgtgaattagatttttcgtgtgaaaaatggaaaatgttgtaagacatttaccagtgaggtgatggttcttattttggacaggtgtttttctcacgaaatttcgtgaagttttagcttctgtgatgactaggttggacaaatgcctggagaaacaaaggagcatcatctctacgaacgagatgtagcgagaaatgccctgaaaggctcccagaaaggtcagggaatgagcgaatccgcacgtacttggagtatcgaagtcaactcactttaatgaatgatatggaaagtttccgggcttctgtgacattctacgtttcccttacatgaccaggaagaggacttggtaagattggttcataaaatgaagaacaatgggcatcctgttgaggcggattatctgtccaaatttacagacaagttgtaaaaattaataaacaagttgtccaaaataagagccaaaatcacctctacatatcaatttatttttaaacgtattaaaactaattttaataaaaataagacgataaatagcttgctaagtttctaaacaacccttctgaaaagagagtaacaagaaatgtcaattagtatagaaaatatcgcacttcaaacttggaacttcgatgcttataagcagactgtccaaaattatgagcccttaccctaaatcgattgtgaaccggtaagtGGTAAATTATGCGAAGGTTCAATCTACaaacgaacaattttatttaatactcCAATTATGATGACCGACTGCTTATATTTCTGATTGTGTGGAatgattaaaattatcaaaataatcaattattttatcttatcacgtttgagaaaaattgccAACTttgatttcgaaaatatttaaccaAATTGCACATGATGCATATGCATCATGAAACTTGTGAATGACCCAAAAAGGCAATTGAGGGTTAAAAAGCTGAGGAATTGATTACAATCTGCGCCCATCAGGTTGTATATTCCTATGACTTGTTTTTTACAGCCGAGTTCATCAACTGTTTATATTTGCTGAAGATAATCTCACCTGTAGAGAATGTAGCACGGTGTATTCTGTTCAACCATCGTCGGTATGCACTTGTCGTAGTCTTTGATCCAGTCCTTCTTCACGTCCTTGTGATCGGACAGCGTCAGTTCCTCTGCAAAAAAAACAAGCCCACAAATCAACAAATTACCATGACGGTCCAAATTATTATCTGGCAGGGGGAGGAGGTGCTATGACTAACCATTTTCTATCGCAACTTTGATAGCCCGTGTCTTGCCATCTTTGCATTTTCCaaagaatttttgcaatttctcaTTTGCTGCAAGAATAAAAGTTGAATATTCCATTTATATTTCTGTGTTTTCTCCCATTTAATGTTGAAGTCTGACTCACCTTTTATACCTGTTTGGTGGGACATGTTGAATTAAATCTTTTTCACAGCTTTGCAATGGTCTTTAGTCACAGATTCACAAATAAAAATCACGAAATTTCTCTTGCTTTTGACACACCGCAAAAcgcgaaaaatttcacttcAGCCGAAAGTTCGAAAATGTTTCGACATTCGAATTTAGTTGAGACGCAATTTTCTACGCGTAATTTAATACAACAAATTTGTctagaaaaaaactttattttgacTGGAAATT is from Phlebotomus papatasi isolate M1 chromosome 1, Ppap_2.1, whole genome shotgun sequence and encodes:
- the LOC129799628 gene encoding twinfilin, which gives rise to MSHQTGIKANEKLQKFFGKCKDGKTRAIKVAIENEELTLSDHKDVKKDWIKDYDKCIPTMVEQNTPCYILYRLDTKSSLGGYEWMLFSWTPDTASIRHKMVYASTKATLKNEFGSAHIKEELHATSPEEATYEGYLSHKRAFSVPAPLTTREEEIQELRKTEVKTEINTETRQKTLNGLSFPVSQAALDAINDAKRGSYSYLQFKLDTVQEEIHLVKATNVDVSGLSQMIPKDQARYHLFLFKHTHEGDYLESFVFIYSMPGYSCSVKDRMMYSSCKALFVTQITEQGIEIVKKLEIDSADELTEEYLQDELHPKKILHRPIFDKPPGPKNRGAKRVTRPQTTE